In a genomic window of Comamonadaceae bacterium OTU4NAUVB1:
- a CDS encoding methylcrotonoyl-CoA carboxylase, which translates to MSRIETRLNARSADFQANAAAMRALVDDLHQRFARVEAGGGEAARAKHVARGKLLPRERVAELLDPGTPFLEIAPLAAGGMYLDQAGAESAPGAGLIAGIGRVSGVDCMIVCNDATVKGGTYFPLTVKKHLRAQEIAEQNHLPCIYLVDSGGANLPNQDEVFPDRDHFGRIFYNQAQMSARGIAQIAVVMGSCTAGGAYVPAMSDESIIVKDQGTIFLGGPPLVKAATGEVVTAEDLGGGDVHTRLSGVVDHLARNDLHALSLARSAVANLNRPVAPAPPGTPPALPAEELYGVIPTDTRKPFDVREIVARIVDASEFHEFKARFGATLVCGFAEIEGMPVGIVANNGILFSESAQKGAHFIELCCQRKIPLVFLQNITGFMVGRKYENEGIARHGAKMVTAVATANVPKFTVIIGGSFGAGNYGMCGRAFSPRFLWMWPNARISVMGGEQAASVLATVKRDGIEGKGGTWSAEEEEAFKAPLRRQYEAQGHPYYATARLWDDGVIDPADTRRVLALGLAAARHAPVPEPKFGVFRM; encoded by the coding sequence ATGAGCAGAATCGAGACCCGACTCAACGCCCGCTCCGCGGATTTCCAGGCCAACGCGGCGGCGATGCGCGCATTGGTGGACGACCTCCACCAGCGCTTCGCCCGGGTGGAGGCCGGCGGCGGCGAGGCCGCGCGCGCCAAGCACGTCGCGCGCGGCAAGCTGCTGCCGCGCGAGCGCGTGGCCGAGCTGCTCGACCCCGGCACGCCGTTCCTGGAGATCGCGCCGTTGGCGGCGGGCGGCATGTACCTCGACCAGGCGGGCGCCGAGTCCGCGCCCGGCGCCGGCCTCATCGCCGGCATCGGCCGCGTCAGCGGGGTCGACTGCATGATCGTGTGCAACGACGCCACCGTGAAGGGCGGCACCTACTTCCCGCTGACCGTCAAGAAGCACCTGCGCGCCCAGGAGATCGCCGAGCAGAACCACCTGCCGTGCATCTACCTGGTCGACTCCGGGGGGGCCAACCTGCCCAACCAGGACGAGGTCTTTCCCGACCGCGACCACTTCGGGCGCATCTTCTACAACCAGGCGCAGATGAGCGCCCGGGGCATCGCGCAGATCGCCGTGGTGATGGGCTCGTGCACGGCCGGCGGCGCCTACGTGCCGGCCATGAGCGACGAGTCGATCATCGTGAAGGACCAGGGCACCATCTTCCTGGGCGGCCCGCCGCTGGTGAAGGCGGCCACCGGCGAGGTGGTGACGGCTGAGGACCTGGGCGGGGGCGACGTGCACACGCGGCTGTCCGGCGTGGTCGACCACCTGGCGAGGAACGACCTGCACGCGCTGTCGCTGGCGCGCTCGGCCGTGGCCAACCTGAACCGGCCGGTCGCGCCCGCGCCGCCCGGCACGCCGCCAGCCCTGCCGGCCGAGGAGCTCTACGGCGTCATCCCCACCGACACGCGCAAGCCCTTCGACGTGCGCGAGATCGTCGCGCGCATCGTCGACGCCAGCGAGTTCCACGAGTTCAAGGCGCGCTTTGGCGCCACGCTGGTGTGCGGCTTCGCCGAGATCGAGGGCATGCCCGTGGGCATCGTCGCGAACAACGGCATCCTGTTCTCCGAGTCGGCGCAGAAGGGCGCGCACTTCATCGAGCTGTGCTGCCAGCGGAAGATCCCGCTGGTGTTCCTGCAGAACATCACCGGCTTCATGGTGGGGCGCAAGTACGAGAACGAAGGCATCGCGCGCCACGGCGCCAAGATGGTGACGGCCGTGGCCACGGCCAACGTGCCGAAGTTCACGGTGATCATCGGCGGCAGCTTCGGCGCGGGCAACTACGGCATGTGCGGCCGGGCGTTCTCGCCGCGCTTCCTGTGGATGTGGCCCAACGCGCGCATCAGCGTGATGGGTGGCGAGCAGGCCGCCAGCGTGCTGGCGACCGTCAAGCGCGACGGCATCGAGGGCAAGGGCGGCACCTGGAGCGCCGAGGAAGAAGAAGCCTTCAAGGCGCCCCTGCGCCGCCAGTACGAGGCGCAGGGCCATCCCTACTACGCCACCGCGCGGCTGTGGGACGACGGGGTCATCGACCCGGCCGACACCCGCCGCGTGCTGGCCCTGGGCCTGGCCGCCGCGCGCCACGCGCCGGTGCCGGAGCCGAAGTTCGGCGTCTTCCGCATGTGA
- a CDS encoding DUF4126 domain-containing protein produces the protein MPELDLPQLLALAAALGWASGVRLYLVVLLTGMAGHFGWVPLPGGLQLLGHPAVLAVSGFMVFVEFFADKIPGLDSLWDLVHTAIRIPAGAALAAGVFGADHGAMAIVAALLGGGFAATAHAAKATTRAALNTSPEPFTNVGASLIEDTAVPAGLWLALAHPLVFGVAFVAVLALSVWLVARSWRFLRGLVTRVARIFSGRPDPGVAPAFRFPKKSPPGDL, from the coding sequence GTGCCTGAACTCGACCTGCCCCAACTGCTGGCGCTGGCCGCCGCGCTGGGCTGGGCCAGCGGCGTGCGGCTCTACCTGGTGGTGCTGCTGACCGGCATGGCGGGGCATTTTGGCTGGGTGCCGCTGCCCGGCGGGCTGCAGCTGCTGGGGCATCCGGCGGTGCTGGCGGTGAGCGGCTTCATGGTCTTCGTCGAGTTCTTCGCCGACAAGATCCCGGGGCTGGATTCGCTCTGGGACCTGGTCCACACCGCCATCCGGATTCCCGCCGGCGCGGCGCTGGCCGCGGGCGTCTTCGGCGCCGACCATGGCGCGATGGCGATCGTCGCGGCCCTGCTCGGCGGCGGCTTCGCGGCCACCGCGCACGCGGCCAAGGCCACCACGCGCGCGGCCCTCAACACCTCGCCCGAGCCGTTCACCAACGTCGGCGCCTCGCTGATCGAGGACACCGCGGTGCCCGCCGGGCTGTGGCTGGCGCTGGCGCATCCGCTGGTCTTCGGCGTGGCGTTCGTGGCCGTGCTGGCGCTGAGCGTGTGGCTCGTCGCGCGCAGCTGGCGCTTCCTGCGCGGGCTCGTCACCCGCGTCGCGCGCATCTTCAGCGGCCGGCCCGACCCCGGCGTGGCGCCCGCCTTCCGCTTCCCAAAGAAAAGTCCTCCCGGAGACCTCTGA
- a CDS encoding enoyl-CoA hydratase/isomerase family protein — protein sequence MNFTTLELALDADGAVARIWLDRPDARNAFDDVAIDELTRAFAEAGAMPAVRAIVLGARGTAFCAGADLNWMRRMAGYTREENLADAGKLAAMLRTIAECPKPTIARVQGDVYAGGMGLVAACDMAVAVDTAWFCLSEVRIGLVPATISPYVIRAMGARAAQRYFLTAERFTAAEAHRLGLVHEVVDAAEAIDAQVDQLLKALRGAGPDAVGACKRLVADVAGREIDDALIARTVQGIADIRASDEGREGVQAFLQKRRPAWLAARE from the coding sequence ATGAACTTCACCACCCTCGAACTCGCCCTCGACGCCGATGGCGCCGTGGCCCGCATCTGGCTGGATCGCCCCGACGCGCGCAACGCCTTCGACGATGTCGCCATCGACGAGCTGACGCGCGCCTTCGCCGAGGCCGGCGCCATGCCGGCCGTGCGCGCCATCGTGCTCGGCGCCCGGGGCACCGCCTTCTGCGCCGGTGCCGACCTGAACTGGATGCGCCGCATGGCCGGCTACACGCGCGAGGAGAACCTGGCCGACGCCGGCAAGCTCGCCGCCATGCTGCGCACCATCGCCGAGTGCCCCAAGCCGACCATCGCGCGCGTGCAGGGCGACGTCTACGCCGGCGGCATGGGACTGGTCGCGGCCTGCGACATGGCCGTCGCCGTCGACACCGCCTGGTTCTGCCTGAGCGAGGTGAGGATCGGCCTGGTGCCGGCCACCATCAGCCCCTACGTGATCCGCGCCATGGGCGCGCGCGCCGCGCAGCGCTATTTCCTCACGGCCGAGCGCTTCACGGCCGCCGAGGCGCACCGGCTGGGCCTGGTGCACGAGGTGGTCGACGCGGCGGAGGCGATCGACGCGCAGGTCGACCAGCTCCTGAAGGCGCTGCGCGGCGCCGGCCCCGACGCCGTGGGCGCGTGCAAGCGGCTGGTCGCCGACGTCGCCGGCCGCGAGATCGACGACGCCCTGATCGCGCGCACCGTCCAGGGCATCGCCGACATCCGCGCCAGCGACGAGGGCCGCGAGGGCGTGCAGGCGTTCCTGCAGAAGCGCCGGCCGGCGTGGCTGGCCGCGCGCGAGTGA
- a CDS encoding acetyl/propionyl/methylcrotonyl-CoA carboxylase subunit alpha, with protein sequence MFKKILIANRGEIACRVAATARRLGVRTVAVYSDADADARHVHACDESVHLGGSAPKDSYLRWEKILAAARATGAEAVHPGYGFLSENEAFAQACADAGIAFIGPPPSAIQAMGLKAESKRLMEAAGVPLVPGYHGADQDGALLQCEADRIGYPVLIKASAGGGGKGMRVVERSGDFAAALASCRREAINSFGDDAVLVEKYVQRPRHIEIQVFGDAHGGCVHLFERDCSVQRRHQKVLEEAPAPGMTESMRQRMGAAAVAAARAVDYVGAGTVEFIVEQRAGGAMEFFFMEMNTRLQVEHPVTEAITGLDLVEWQLRIASGEPLPLRQDQLAITGHAIEARICAENPDNDFLPATGTLQVYRKPPATAFERLAPGGGRAPVRIDDGVRQGDAISPFYDSMIAKLIVHGATREEALSRLDQALAQVRIVGLATNVQFLRGVLATASFATPDLDTALIERERAVLFEREPLGLPLAAAAVVGRTLLDERRAASAGGGPFARRDGWRSHGGFARRFEFEFHGATEAATLTYHRDGGLGLAVGGVARGLAIDALASPGGAGEGEGEGEGGGDFELRLDDGTRHVVQVAWVEGGHGLRVGHVFTAAGATRITRVDRLAHAGEAQAEGGRLSAPMPGKVVSFAVKAGDAVVRGQPLAVMEAMKMEHTIAAPADGTVEELLYAPGDQVTEGAELLRISVGVVAGATAAPVAA encoded by the coding sequence ATGTTCAAGAAGATCCTGATCGCCAACCGTGGCGAGATCGCCTGCCGCGTCGCCGCGACCGCGCGCCGCCTGGGCGTGCGCACTGTCGCGGTGTACTCGGACGCCGACGCGGACGCGCGCCACGTGCACGCCTGCGACGAGTCGGTGCACCTGGGCGGCAGCGCGCCCAAGGACAGCTACCTGCGCTGGGAGAAGATCCTGGCGGCGGCCCGCGCGACCGGCGCCGAGGCGGTCCACCCGGGCTACGGCTTCCTGAGCGAGAACGAGGCCTTCGCCCAGGCCTGCGCCGACGCCGGCATCGCCTTCATCGGCCCGCCGCCCTCGGCCATCCAGGCGATGGGCCTGAAGGCCGAGTCCAAGCGGCTGATGGAAGCCGCCGGCGTGCCGCTGGTGCCGGGCTACCACGGCGCCGACCAGGACGGCGCGCTGCTCCAGTGCGAGGCCGACCGCATCGGCTACCCGGTGCTCATCAAGGCCAGCGCGGGCGGCGGCGGCAAGGGCATGCGGGTGGTCGAACGGTCGGGGGACTTCGCCGCCGCGCTGGCCTCGTGCCGGCGCGAGGCGATCAACAGCTTCGGCGACGACGCGGTGCTCGTCGAGAAGTACGTCCAGCGCCCGCGCCACATCGAGATCCAGGTCTTCGGCGACGCCCACGGCGGCTGCGTCCACCTGTTCGAGCGCGACTGCTCGGTGCAACGGCGCCACCAGAAGGTGCTGGAGGAGGCGCCCGCGCCCGGCATGACCGAGTCGATGCGCCAGCGCATGGGCGCGGCGGCCGTGGCGGCGGCCCGGGCGGTGGACTACGTCGGCGCCGGCACGGTGGAGTTCATCGTCGAGCAGCGCGCGGGCGGCGCCATGGAATTCTTCTTCATGGAGATGAACACCCGCCTGCAGGTCGAGCATCCGGTGACCGAGGCGATCACCGGGCTCGACCTGGTCGAGTGGCAGCTGCGCATCGCCTCGGGCGAGCCGCTGCCGCTGCGCCAGGACCAGCTCGCCATCACCGGCCACGCCATCGAGGCGCGCATCTGCGCCGAGAACCCCGACAACGACTTCCTGCCCGCCACCGGCACCCTGCAGGTCTACCGCAAGCCGCCGGCCACGGCGTTCGAGCGCCTGGCGCCGGGCGGCGGCCGCGCGCCGGTGCGCATCGACGACGGCGTGCGCCAGGGCGACGCGATCTCGCCCTTCTACGACTCGATGATCGCCAAGCTGATCGTCCACGGCGCCACGCGCGAGGAGGCGCTGTCGCGGCTCGACCAAGCGCTCGCGCAGGTGCGCATCGTCGGCCTGGCGACCAACGTGCAGTTCCTGCGCGGCGTGCTGGCGACCGCGTCGTTCGCGACGCCCGACCTCGACACGGCGCTGATCGAGCGCGAGCGCGCGGTGCTGTTCGAGCGCGAGCCGCTGGGCCTGCCGCTGGCGGCGGCGGCGGTGGTGGGGCGCACGCTGCTCGACGAGCGCCGTGCCGCGTCCGCCGGGGGCGGCCCGTTCGCGCGGCGCGACGGCTGGCGCTCGCACGGCGGCTTCGCGCGCCGCTTCGAGTTCGAGTTCCACGGCGCGACCGAGGCGGCCACGCTCACCTACCACCGCGACGGCGGCCTGGGGCTGGCGGTGGGCGGCGTGGCGCGGGGGCTGGCGATCGACGCGCTGGCGTCCCCAGGCGGGGCGGGCGAGGGCGAGGGCGAGGGCGAGGGCGGCGGCGACTTCGAGCTGCGCCTGGACGACGGCACGCGCCATGTCGTGCAGGTCGCCTGGGTCGAGGGCGGCCACGGCCTGCGCGTCGGCCACGTCTTCACGGCGGCCGGCGCCACGCGCATCACGCGGGTCGACCGGCTGGCCCACGCCGGCGAGGCGCAGGCCGAGGGCGGCCGCCTGAGCGCGCCGATGCCGGGCAAGGTGGTGTCCTTCGCCGTGAAGGCCGGCGACGCCGTCGTGCGCGGCCAGCCGCTGGCGGTGATGGAGGCCATGAAGATGGAGCACACCATCGCCGCGCCGGCCGACGGCACGGTCGAGGAGCTGCTCTACGCGCCGGGCGACCAGGTGACCGAAGGCGCGGAGCTCCTGCGCATCTCGGTGGGCGTGGTCGCCGGCGCCACCGCCGCACCCGTCGCCGCCTGA